The following are encoded in a window of Artemia franciscana chromosome 19, ASM3288406v1, whole genome shotgun sequence genomic DNA:
- the LOC136039635 gene encoding serine/threonine-protein phosphatase 6 regulatory ankyrin repeat subunit C-like: MILDKGARIHAVDKLGETPLHCAIKNSDKNVEMTKLMLKHGSNVKVRTNYGRSPLHLVASRRCPQTVDYLLMHGADVNVIEYNGASPLHLAASGGCSQTVDYVLKYGAHVDHVYTCTWHKGYTPLHCAA; encoded by the coding sequence ATGATTCTAGACAAAGGAGCTAGGATTCATGCAGTAGACAAGCTGGGAGAAACTCCACTTCACTGCGCGATAAAAAACAGtgataaaaatgttgaaatgACCAAATTGATGCTAAAGCATGGAAGTAATGTTAAAGTAAGAACAAATTATGGtagaagtccacttcatttagtaGCTTCTAGAAGATGCCCACAAACTGTTGATTATCTTTTGATGCATGGGGCTGATGTTAATGTTATAGAATATAATGGtgcaagtccacttcatttagcagcttctGGAGGATGCTCTCAAACTGTTGATTATGTTCTCAAATATGGAGCCCATGTTGATCATGTATATACTTGTACATGGCATAAAGGATATACACCACTGCACTGCGCTGCTTAA